The Reinekea forsetii genome contains the following window.
GCCTACGGGAACGCTTCTTTGGCGCCTGGGAAGGCAAGTCCGATAGCAACTACCCTGCCATCTGGGCTCTAGATCGGGAGCCGGCGCTGCAAAGGTCCGCCGGAATTGAAACCGTAGAGCAAGTTCGTCAACGCGGGCTCGGGGTCATCGAAGAACTCGAACAACACTATCAGCATGAGGTGATATTGCTGGTTGCGCACGGCGATCTATTGCAAATATTATTGACCGCTTTCGTTGGCAAGCCTGCGCATCAGCATCGCACCTTAGCGCATCACCATCAGGCGGAAATTAAACCCTTAATTGCTTCTGGCCAGGAGTACCCCGGGCCATTACTCGAGTGTTCGCGTAGCGCAAACTAGTTTGCCGACCCGCCACAGGCACCATAACAGGCCGGTTGACGCGGACACTCGCCGCCGCGCACGCAGATTAGTTGGGCGTCTTCCTGCACGCCACGGCTGATCCAGTTGATGTTCAGAATTTTCGCCACACGAGCGAATTCGTCGCGCAAATTTTTCGGAATTTGGGCGACCCCACCGCTTACCGCGCACAGCGTTTTGAGTGCCTCCGCCATGGCCAAGGCATCTACGCCCTGAGCCTCAAGGGCCGGGTTAAGATCAATGCCGGCGCACAAGACGTGGTCATTCCCGGCCATGTCAGCGACCCGTATCGACTCACAACAGAAGATCCTCGGCTCACCGGCCACCATCAGAACGGATATTTGGGCCGAGGAACCGGTTTGTTGATCGGTCATCTTGCGAAATACCGCCCACTGCTGACAGGGATTTTCAAGACTGCGCATATTGCCCCAGGGCAATGGGATACCATTGCCGCGATACACCGCCTTAAGCTTGCCGGGTGCGTAGGCATCAAAATAATGCCAGTGAGTATAGGGCGAGACCGCGGTCATGCGGCGCATGGCCACCGATGCCGAGACGCCGACGTGCTGGTGCACCGACACTTCATAGCCATGACGTTCCAGCAACTGACGAAACGGGACCCTGGGACAAAGCAACGCGCCAGCAAAGAAGCTCGATTCGAAACTGCGCCAGGCCTGCAAGATATCTTGGGCATCGACCGCGCTCTGCTCGGCCTGCACTTGACCCTGCCGGTCGAACCGGTCGCCATGAGAGCCCCCCACAGACTTGACGCTGTAATAACCGTCTTTACTGTGCAGGACACAGTGGCCGATGTAGACCGCCAGTTCGTATTTCAGGCGAGTCGGATAGGCACGCAAGACTTCGTTTAAGAATAAAACTCCCGGCGGTTCCATATAGGAACTGACGATGTTTTGGGAATAGACTCCCAGGCCATCAACTACACCACTGGCCGGCCGAGTAAACCAGCGAATGCTCAATCCTTGGGCTTCGGCCAAGACCATTAGATCCTCGACTGACAGCGGCATTCGCTTCTGACCCACCGCTTCTGCGGCGCGTTCCAAATCCGGGAAATGGTTCTGATGGTGCTCCTGATAGGCGCGAATCAATAGGTGAGCAAACTGTTGGCCCGACACGCCGGTTTGGCTCAACAATTCGGGCAGGGCAATCTGCAAAATATCATTGGAAAACAGAAAGCTCGGCTCCAAGGCCATCCCCAACAGGCCGCCCTGAGTGCGGCTCTTAACTGGGGTAATGGCCTGCGGCTCGGGCTCATCGTCAAGAAACCAGTCGATATCCTTTTGGAACACCGAGGCGATGGTCTCGAGCATATCGATACTGGGCACCCGTTTACCGCGCTCGATCATCGACAGATAAGACACCGACGGCGCTGCTTCAGGATCCACCCTGACACAGCGTGTCGAGAGGTCATCCATGGTCAGATTGTTCCGCTTGCGTATATTGCGGATCTTGGTGCCGAGAAAGTGGGCTTGGCGGATCAGGCTTTTAGTGGCGCGCATTTTGTAAAATTCACAGTGTGTAATTTTTATTGTGAAATTATAACAAGAAGTACCCTATGCTACCAATCAAGCGATCGACATCGAGCCAAGAGCAGGCTTTGATGACCGGGTCGCTCAATGGACTTCGGTTCAGAACGGAAGCCTTTGGCGGCATTTGGCACCACCCAATAGAGAGAGACCTATGATGACGACCTTAAACACGAGCGCACAGGATCCACGAGTCGATCAATTCCGTCCGGCGGTTGTGTCCGAAAACCCTATTCAGGCCGAGTCGATCGAACAGCAGCTAACCCTGGCCAACGAGTTTTTAGATCGGGTCTGTCCACTCGCCCATGGGTCCCATCGGGACGTGCAAAGCTATGTCGTTTACTACCAACATTTGCTGGCTTTTTTCCACGACGGCCAACAGAGTGGCCTGCGCCAATCGGTTCAGCTGGTCGGCCTCAATGGCCCCAAAGAGGCCCCGAGCTCGATCCTGCTCAAAGCAGATAGTGGACGTCATATCGAGTTGATTTTTGATCCGCAGGGTCAACGTGGGGCGCTGAATCGGGCCCATCTGGATGATATCCAGCTGGAAAGCAGCGGTTCCGTGGCAACTTCAGGAATGACCGGTGCCGAGCGCGCGCGGTGGTCGAGCCTGATCGGTCCCGACGCACGAGTCGCCCAGCCTGACGGGATCGCACGCGACTTCACGGGCACCGATGGTGATGCCTACCGAGTGGCCTGAAGACCTGCCAGTCGGCAGCGCAGCCGAGGCGCCCATGAAATAGGCGCCGAGAAGCATATTGAGCGGCCGTATTGGACCCCTGCCCTGGCCTGTCCTAGACTCAATGGAGTGCGGCGCGCACCGACATCGCGCTCATTTCGCGAACTAGGCCGCAACGTCAGCCAGTGCCGCTTGCTTCGGCCTGCCAATCCAGTAGCGTAACGGTTTTGCCTTTTTGCCCTTGGTCAGGATACTGTGAGCATGGAATACGAGCGTTACCATCTGGTGTTTGAGGGCTTCCTGCGCGAACTCAATCGCACCGAAATCAGCCTAGCGCTAAAGACCGAGCTGCAGCTTTCAGACGCGCAAGTGGCCGATTTGATGGCCGGTCGACGCACCGTATTGCAAAACAATGTGCCCAAAGATAGGGCCCAAACCCTTGGCCGACGGCTGACTAAGCAGGGCCTCAAGGTCTCAGCTCAGGCCTTAGCGATCAATCAAAAAAACAATCCTGCCGATCTGCGCCGGCATCTAATGGACGGCGGTATCGATCAATATTTTGCCAGCCGCTTTAAACACCCAGAAGACGAACTGGATACCCGTATCAGCCTATTAATACTGGCCAGTATTGCCGTGCTGAGCTATTTCGTTCTGCCGCTGGTTGGCCTGCGTCTATTGATGCCCACTCTGGCCTTCTCGGCTTGGGCGGCCCAACCCTTGGCGGTCCTAATACAATTGTTCTTTGCCCTGCTGTTTTTTGCGCCCCTAATTTGGCTTTGGCCACGGTCAAGCCCGGTCGATGGCATTGAACTGGATGCGGACACCGAGGAGTTGCTCGACCACCTGGTGCGCAGCCTGGCCTACCATCTCGCGGCCCCGAGGGTACGGCGCATTGTGCTGGTTAAGGGCCCAGTGCTGACAATCAGGCAGACGCCTCTGGACTGGCTGCAAAACCAGTCGACGCTGGAAATTGGCCTGCCGGTGCTCGAGGCGCTCACTCTACAGCAGTTTGTTGGCTTACTGGCCATGCGCATGAGCCCGTTGGCCAGCGGCTTCTATGCCCGAACCTGGGGCCTGTTTCTGCAATGGTACAACGCCCTGCGCTCGCGCAATAAATCTTGGGCCCTGCTGCTAAGCGGCTGGGTGCTGCCGATGCACCAGCATCACGCCGAACGCAGCGCCCTTATTGTCCGCGATCTGGTTGGCGTGCAGGAAACGGCCCGGCTGCAACGCATCGAAAAACGCTTTACTGAGTTAAACCGTGACTGGCCCGAGTTCACCGAGTTCTGCCGCAACATGCGTATTCGCGGCAGCCAATGGAGCGCCTTGGTGGCCCAGGAGCCCGACGGCGATAAGCAACCGGATGCCGTTCAGGCGTTGTTCCGCATGGCCGCACCGGCGCTCTGGATCCTCTCCACCAGCGATGGCTATCAACGCGCCTTGGAGCGTAAACGGGACCAGACGCCTGCGTTCGAAATGACCGGCCGTGATCTGTGGCAACAATTTCAACGGCTTCGGCCGCTGCAGGAACGCTTTAAGCGGTTGATGATTCGGCCGGAGGCATTGGTGCCGCCCAGCGACGCCCAACGAAAACCAATGGCCTTGAACGCCCTGCACCTCAATCGGCTGGCAAAGGAGGTTCTAGATGCGCAACGGCGACGGGTCGAGCAGGCGTTGGGCCTGCAAACTCCAAGTAAAAAGGCACCGGATATGGCCAGATTGGTGGCCAAATGGCGTGCGGCCAGTGCCGGTGTTTGGCCGGAAGATTGTTTAACCCATAAGGACTTCCCGCTAGCGAAGAGCGTCTTTCTAACCCTACAAACCTTACAGCAAATGAAATTATGGGCTGTCGAGGCGGGCCCACTTGCTGGCGCGCAGCTGGCGCTGCGCAATAAGCAGTTGATGCTGCTCTATCGCAAATGGCTCGAGCAAAGCGCCAAACTGCCCGCCTTACCGCTTTTGATGGGCGATGCCAAGACGCTACAGGCGCAAATTCAGCACAGTGCGGGCCCTACCTTGCTGGCAGAATGGAGCCCCGATGCGGCCATCGAACAACTCGACTTTTGGCTCACCATCATGATCTGTTATTGGACCTGGGTCGCTGGACAGATATTGCAACCGCCGACCCTGGTCGAGAAGATGGCCGACCATTAGCTATCCTAGGCCGATCGGGCACGGCATCCTAAAACTGAAGATCAGACGTGGATTGTTGACGCAATCATTACCGGCTTTCGCTCGTCTGCACTGGCACATCAGGCTATTATCGATCGATTATGTCATAACCAAAGCCAGAGTCGGTTTTAGGTCGACCCTCAATCCATTGTTGAAAATTTTTATTTCAGACGGCTATAGATCGCTAAGAACCCCGAGCGAGGCAGCACAGCTCCCTATACCGGTCTGAACAATCCGTTTATCTACTGGAGTCCGTATGAAAACCATTAAATTTTGCGCCCCTCTGCTCTTAAGCGTCGGGCTTCTCGCTGCCACCACTGGGTTTTCGCAGGCGGAAGAGTTCACCAAGGATGAAATAGGCTCGATGGTCCGGGAGTATATTCTGACCCACCCCGAGGTGATTTACGAAGCCATCGATATTTTGCAAAAAGAGGCCGAACAACAGCAGGGCCGGCAGGAAGGCGCCGCGCTACAGCAGATGGGCGACCTGCTGTTCAACAATCCGGTCGATCCGGTTGGCGGCAACGCGGACGGCACCGTCACCTTGGTGGAGTTTTTTGATTATAACTGCGGTTACTGCAAACGCTCCGGTACGGTGTTGCAGACCTTGATTAAACAGAATCCGAACTTGCGGGTCGTTTATAAGGAATGGCCTATCCTGTCGGAGTCATCCGGTGAAGCGGCTAAAATCGCCTTGGCCGTCAACCTCGCCTTCCCTGACCAATATGAGGATTTTCATCGCGCCCTCTTATCGATGAGAAGCCTGCGCTCGGCCAATGATGTCTGGACCGTGGTCGACAAGTTGGCATTGGATCGGGCACCGATAGAGGCCGTGCTGACCGACCCGAAGGTTGGCCTGCATCTGCAGCAGACCGCCACGCTGGCCCAACAGCTCGGCATTACTGGCACACCAGCCTTTGTAGTGGGCGATGTTATCCTCAAGGGCGCCTACCCCATCGAACAAATCCAACAGGCCATTGACCAGCAGGGTTAGGCACGAGCAAAATTGGTATGTCGAGCCGAGGCGGAATCTGTCTCGGCTTTTTTGTGTCCAATCGATTAACTGACCCGGCCATGCAACTGGTTGCTAATGATGCTTGCGGCATGGGCCATCAAGTCCGCCGCGTCCGCCGTGCTGCTGTCCAGCGCGGGGTGAATGTGAATGTCGATAGTGCCAGCCCGCTTGGCAAACTGATCGTTACGCCAATACTGCCCGGCATTATGGGACACCGGCACCATCACACAGCCGGCCGCCTTAGCCAGCAGCGCGCCGCCCTGACGAAAGGGCAACAACTGGTGCGGTGAGGCTCGAGTGCCTTCGGGGAAGATCAACACCGAGTTGCCTTCGGCAATGCGTTGCGAGCCGAGCTCGATAACTTGCATCATGGCGTGGCGTTTGTTGGTGCGATCGATCGCGATGGGTTTCATCATCGCAAAGGTCCAGCCGAACAGCGGGATCTTGAGCAGACTGGCCTTGGCGACTTGGGATTGGGGATGAAACAGCAGCTGCAAAAAATAGGTTTCCCAGGCCGATTGGTGATTCGCGACGATCACACAGGCCTGTGGCGGCACATGCTCTAGGCCGTGCACCCTAACTCGGATACCTAGGATGTATTGGGTGCACAGGTGCATACCGCGAGCCCAGGCGCCGATCACTAGGTAATAACGCAGCGGATAGGGGATCATGTAGGCAAACAGCCCAAAGAAGGCCGCCCAAGTCAGCGTAAAGGGCACTACCAGCAAATAAAACAGAACGGTACGAATTGTTGCCCACCACATACGGGATGATCCTCGTTGCATCGACCTCCAGTTTACTGGCTTGCGCGCGTATGTCTGCCTTGAACGGTGAATAGACTGTTGCCTTTTTGGAATGATTTTCGCACTGGTGCGGAATGAAAAACTCGCGTTCAGGTAAATAGCGCCAGCCCCAAGAGCTTGGTTCGACACACCGAGCCTGCCAGTCACAGGATTTTCAGGCTCTAAAAACAGAAAAACCCGGCAGAGCCGGGTTTTTTTAAAGCCAAATCAATTACTTGATCTTAGCTTCTTTAAACATCACGTGTTGACGAATTTTTGGATCGTACTTCTTGAATTCCAGCTTATCTGGAGTCGTACGCTTGTTCTTGTCGGTCGTGTAAAAATAACCGGTACCGGCAGAACTTACTAAACGAATTTTATCGCGTGCCATCTTTTGGACCCCTTAAACTTTTTCACCACGGGCACGTAAATCTGTTAATACAGACTCTATACCCCGTTTGTCGATGATGCGCATACCCTTTGCAGAGATACGCAGCTTAACGAAGCGTTTTTCGCCCTCAACCCAAAAACGGTGAGAGTGAAGATTCGGCAAAAACCGACGCTTAGTTTTAATTTGTGAGTGGGAAACATTATTCCCTGTTACTGGACGTTTTCCAGTAACTTGGCAAACTCTAGACATTATCTGTCGCCTCTAATTGTCGGTGACACCGCATTAACAAAAATTCGACCGCAGGCAGTTTGAGTGCTTAGTGCATTAGTGCCGTTTCGACGTGGACGAATCACTTAACTGATTCGAGCTTCCAGACAAAACGCCAATGGCATAGTTTCGCATGAAATCTAAACAGCGCTTCAAGCAGTATTTGGGTGACCAAAACGCGATTGAAACTCTAACTAAGCTCCTCGAGACCTGGGGCCCTGATTCAAAGAGGCGCGTTTTATACCAGAACAAACCGCGAAGCTCAAGTACATTTGCTGTTTTTTTGTCCATGGCGCAACACTCCGTGCACCTCTGAACACCGTTAAAAGCCCCAAATAATCAGCCTTTACATGCTTTGGGCGGCTATAACAGGCCGCGTTCGGCAAAACTAATTACCACGCCCTGACCGACTACCATATGATCAAGCAGCTGAACGTCGATGGTGGCCAGTGCGGCTTGGATACGGTCGGTCAGCAGCCGATCGGCGCTGCTCGGCTCGGCAATGCCGCTGGGATGATTGTGCGCGAGAATCACCGCGCCGGCATTGCAGCTCAGCGCCGCCTTAACCACTTCGCGCGGATAGACGGCGGCACGGTCGAGCGTGCCCTGAAAAAGAGTTTCAAACCGCAGCACGCGATGCTGACTGTCCAGCCAGATACAGGCGAACTGTTCGCTGGTCAGGTCACGCATCTGCGCCAAGAGAAACCGCCGGGTGTCGCCGGGCGATGCGAGTGCCGGCTTAGCAATCAGTTCGGCCTTGAGATAACGGCGACTCATTTCTACCACGGCCTGTAATTGGACGAACTTGGCTGGGCCCAAACCAGGACCCTGACAAAACTGGCGCTGGTTGGCCTGAAACAGGCTCGCCAGTGAGCCGAAGCGGTTAAGGATCGATTGGGCTAGGCCGACGGCATCGAGACCGGGCAGGCCGGTTCTCAAAAAGATGGCCAACAGCTCGGCATCCGATAAGGCGTCAGCTCCTTGGAGCAAGAGTTTTTCCCGCGGGCGCGATGCGGCGGGCCATTGTTTGATCGACACGGGCAGTCCTTTTGGCTCGCTGAGCAGGATGGCAGTGAACCCATATCCCGACAACCTATGCTATCCTGCCCGTCCTGGGCCGAGGTTACTGATGGGTTATATTGGGTAACCATATCAAACCGAAACGGGAACTCAAGACCGACCAACGCATCCAAGCGGAAACTTTACCGACAGGCACTTCATCATGACACTCAGCGCA
Protein-coding sequences here:
- a CDS encoding aldolase/citrate lyase/malate synthase family protein; translated protein: MMTTLNTSAQDPRVDQFRPAVVSENPIQAESIEQQLTLANEFLDRVCPLAHGSHRDVQSYVVYYQHLLAFFHDGQQSGLRQSVQLVGLNGPKEAPSSILLKADSGRHIELIFDPQGQRGALNRAHLDDIQLESSGSVATSGMTGAERARWSSLIGPDARVAQPDGIARDFTGTDGDAYRVA
- a CDS encoding histidine phosphatase family protein, which produces MKTFKNHYLIMRHGESEANVAGLIVSDPAIGCTRFGLSAPGRQQVGAAASGYAGKPISAIICSDFLRTSQTAKLFADTLALPTPQSNIGLRERFFGAWEGKSDSNYPAIWALDREPALQRSAGIETVEQVRQRGLGVIEELEQHYQHEVILLVAHGDLLQILLTAFVGKPAHQHRTLAHHHQAEIKPLIASGQEYPGPLLECSRSAN
- the rpmG gene encoding 50S ribosomal protein L33; this encodes MARDKIRLVSSAGTGYFYTTDKNKRTTPDKLEFKKYDPKIRQHVMFKEAKIK
- the rpmB gene encoding 50S ribosomal protein L28 is translated as MSRVCQVTGKRPVTGNNVSHSQIKTKRRFLPNLHSHRFWVEGEKRFVKLRISAKGMRIIDKRGIESVLTDLRARGEKV
- a CDS encoding DUF3612 domain-containing protein → MRATKSLIRQAHFLGTKIRNIRKRNNLTMDDLSTRCVRVDPEAAPSVSYLSMIERGKRVPSIDMLETIASVFQKDIDWFLDDEPEPQAITPVKSRTQGGLLGMALEPSFLFSNDILQIALPELLSQTGVSGQQFAHLLIRAYQEHHQNHFPDLERAAEAVGQKRMPLSVEDLMVLAEAQGLSIRWFTRPASGVVDGLGVYSQNIVSSYMEPPGVLFLNEVLRAYPTRLKYELAVYIGHCVLHSKDGYYSVKSVGGSHGDRFDRQGQVQAEQSAVDAQDILQAWRSFESSFFAGALLCPRVPFRQLLERHGYEVSVHQHVGVSASVAMRRMTAVSPYTHWHYFDAYAPGKLKAVYRGNGIPLPWGNMRSLENPCQQWAVFRKMTDQQTGSSAQISVLMVAGEPRIFCCESIRVADMAGNDHVLCAGIDLNPALEAQGVDALAMAEALKTLCAVSGGVAQIPKNLRDEFARVAKILNINWISRGVQEDAQLICVRGGECPRQPACYGACGGSAN
- a CDS encoding lysophospholipid acyltransferase family protein, which gives rise to MWWATIRTVLFYLLVVPFTLTWAAFFGLFAYMIPYPLRYYLVIGAWARGMHLCTQYILGIRVRVHGLEHVPPQACVIVANHQSAWETYFLQLLFHPQSQVAKASLLKIPLFGWTFAMMKPIAIDRTNKRHAMMQVIELGSQRIAEGNSVLIFPEGTRASPHQLLPFRQGGALLAKAAGCVMVPVSHNAGQYWRNDQFAKRAGTIDIHIHPALDSSTADAADLMAHAASIISNQLHGRVS
- the radC gene encoding RadC family protein; its protein translation is MSIKQWPAASRPREKLLLQGADALSDAELLAIFLRTGLPGLDAVGLAQSILNRFGSLASLFQANQRQFCQGPGLGPAKFVQLQAVVEMSRRYLKAELIAKPALASPGDTRRFLLAQMRDLTSEQFACIWLDSQHRVLRFETLFQGTLDRAAVYPREVVKAALSCNAGAVILAHNHPSGIAEPSSADRLLTDRIQAALATIDVQLLDHMVVGQGVVISFAERGLL
- a CDS encoding DsbA family protein; translation: MKTIKFCAPLLLSVGLLAATTGFSQAEEFTKDEIGSMVREYILTHPEVIYEAIDILQKEAEQQQGRQEGAALQQMGDLLFNNPVDPVGGNADGTVTLVEFFDYNCGYCKRSGTVLQTLIKQNPNLRVVYKEWPILSESSGEAAKIALAVNLAFPDQYEDFHRALLSMRSLRSANDVWTVVDKLALDRAPIEAVLTDPKVGLHLQQTATLAQQLGITGTPAFVVGDVILKGAYPIEQIQQAIDQQG